The stretch of DNA TTTGGGGTCTTGCTAATCCTGTGCCATCTTCCTCAGTGGGTGGCCGTGTAGACTTTGATGACTTTGTGGAGCTGATGACCCCCAAATTGCTTGCAGAAACAGCTGGGATGATCGGTGTCCAGGAGATGCGGGATGCCTTCAAGGAGGTGAGTTAACagtgtcatggtgctggtgatgGTAGAGGCAGACCCTCTGGGGTCTGCCTGTAATTAGCCAATGCCATGGACAGTACCCACCAACCAggcccccacctttttttttccagccaTGGTGGGATCGATaaatagggaagaaaaataatgtattccAAACACCTGCAATGGATCAATGCCTCTGTATACTTTATCTGATTTaatcctcaaaaaaacaaacaaacaaaaacaaaaacacacgcACAAACACAGGAGTAAGCAAGCAGTCATGTATCCCAAttaaacagatgagaaaagtgaggctcaTGAAGATTATAAATCTTATCCAAGATCCTGCCATCTCTAGAATAAatgttaggactttttttttttgagacggggtttcactgttgtccccaggctggagtgcaatggtgcaatctcggctcactacaacctctgcttcccgggttcaagccattctcctgtctcagcctcccaagtaactgggattacaggtgcacgataccacacccagctaatttttgtgtttttcgtagagacggggtttcaccatgttgaccaggctggtctcgaactcctgacctcaagtgatccacctgcctcggtctcccaaagtgctgggattacaggcatgagccaccatgcctggccagggccTCTATTCTGCCTGTAACAGGAAGAATCCAAGAATTTGAGATCCCAGAAGGGAATGCAAAGTGGTCATCTGGTACAAGCCACTTGCTGCAGAGATACTAAAAAATATCAGACTCAGTGAGAATAACAGACTTGCTTATATCCCCTGATAAAATACCTTCTCATTCTGAGAGCTTTCAGCAACACAAGGTGAAAATAAAGAGTAGTAGAGTGTTTGGGAGCAAAGGATTTGGAACCAGGAAaacatgggttcaaatcctaggaGGCCTCCACCTATTGGCTGTGCAAGTGCCTCTCCCAGCTTCTTATAAAGATCTACagctggccgggctcagtggctcacacctgtaatcccagcactttgggaggccgaggcaggtggatcacaaggtcaggactttaagaccagcctggccaagatgctgaaaccccgtctctactaaaaatgcaaaaaaatttagccagacatggtggtgggtgcctgtaatcccagctacttgggagactgaggcagggaattgcttgaacctgggaggcagaggttgcagtgagctgagatcgcaccattgcactccagcctgggttataagagtgaaactccatctcaaaacaaaaagaaaaagttgtctGGATTGAGAAGTGCTGTAAGTGTAACGTGAACACTGTATTAAGACTTAGTATGCTAATATAATTAGCATAACGTACTTGTATACTTAAGTAAACTTCTAGGCTAAGTATCCTAATTAAGCATGCTAAGCACCTACTAAGAACTTAGAACTTACTGCCTTATGAAATCCAGTGTGCATAAAAAGAATGCTACTTACATAgctaaattaataatttttaagtagaTTACGTGATGAAAGGATAACACTttagatatattgggttaaataaaagagaatattaaaaattagtttcatttgttccttttaacatttttttaaacatcactactagaaaattttaaggccaggtgcagtggctcatgcctgtaatcccagcactttgggaggctgaggcgggtggatcacctgaggtcgggagtttgagaccagcctgaccaacatggagaaaccccgtctctactaaaaatacaaaattagctaggcgtggtggtacatgcctgtaatcccaagtactcacgaggctgaggcagaagaatcacttgaacccgggaggcagaggttgcagtgagccaagatcgcaccactgcactccagcctgggtaacaagagcaaaactccacctcaaaaaaaaaaaaagctgaatagtattccattgtgtacttatgccatgttttctttatccactcttctgttttgatggacacaggttgcttccataccttggctattgtgaatagtgctgccatgagCAGGGGAGTGCAAacatccctttgatatactgatttcaattACTTTAgatacatacccagaagtggtattgctgggtcatatggcagcTCTAGGTTTAATTTTCTAAGGAAactccataccattttccataatagctgtgcTAATTTCCATACCCAGCAAAAGTGTACCAGGGTTCCCTtttatccacatcctcaccaacacttgttattattcatctttttaacagtagccatcctaacagatgtgaggtgatatttcattgtggttttaatttaaatttcccaaatgattagtgatgctgagcatttttttcatgaacCTTTAccatttgtctgtcttctttagAGAGATGGCTGTTCACGTCTTTTGCCCATagttattaggttgatgcaaaagtaattctgcttttgccattaaaagcaatATTTGTCGTTATGCAGTATTAGTAATTATAGGCACAATGCCacacagcagatctctagaacctatcttgtgtaactgaaactttatacccatggaacaatatctccccatttccctgtcctcctAACCCCCAGCAACTATccttctgctctctgcttctatgagtgtGGTTATTTTAAGTACTTcatatgtaagtggaatcatgcagtatttctcCTTCTGCGtggtatatatttaaatgcaatattcagccttagaaaagaaggaaatcctgccccACACAACAACgaggatgaaactggaggacaatGTGCtagatgaaataagccaggcacagaagacaAGTATTTCTAAGTATCTTGCTCACTGCTCCATGCTCAGTCCCAAGAATGGTGCCTTCCACATGGGCACTACTGACACATTGTTTTTTAGCAATATGGATACATATGTGTTGAATTAATGAACTGCCTCCAAAGCTCTGCCCTGCACACCCTTAACTAGTCTACCAGAAAGTCTAGTACGTTCAATTTCCAAAACATCGGGGAGTGAACTCTCCTTCTTGAGCTCTGCTGGTGCTAACTGGCTCAAACCACAACCATCTCCTACCAGGATGATCATGGCGGCCCTCTAATTGGTTTCCTAGCTCCCATCGTGGTCCTACTGTGGTCTGTTCTCTACACAACAGGGTTTCATGCtcacattcttttaaaatgtatatcagATCTGGTCACTCCCCTGCTTAAAATTCTCCAGTGGCTTCTTGTCTTACTCAGAACCAAATCCTGACAACGTCCCATGACACACAAGCCCCTACGTACTTGGGCCCTGCCTTCTGCAACACTGAGACCTTGTCTATTTCATGCTCATTTCTCCCCAGCTCACGCCTCCCTAAACACTCCCCGCTTCTGCCTCTTCCTCAAGTACACCTTCCTGCCTTACAGCACTTGTTAACCTTCAGCCTCCTCAGCCTACAGCTGTGTCAtccaaaataaatacaatgtaaGCAGCATgggtcatttaaaattttctttctctttttttgagacagagttttgctcttgttgcccaggctggagtagaatggcacaatcttggctcaccacaacctccacctcccaggttcaagcgattctcctgcctcagcctcccgagtagccgggactacaagcatgcgccaccacgcctggctaattttgtatttttagtaaagacggagtttctctatgttggtcaggctggtctcgaactcctgacgtcaggtgatccatccgccttggcctcccaaagtgctgggattacaggcgtgagccactgagtccggcatattcagcttttaaaaagaaggaaactctatcatttacaacaacatgaataaacATGAAGCACATTATGCTAAGCgatataagccaggcacaaaaggacaaataccacATAATCTTATATGGAGAATcttaaaaaattgaactcatgcaaataaaaagaaaggtggtTAGCAGAGGCTGGGGAGCCAGGGAGAAGGAATGGACAGTTGcttgtcaaagggtacaaagttttggttagacaggaggaataactcttgagatctattgcacagcaggaTAACTATAGTAAGTAATAACGTATGTTCCAAAAATCACTTATAAAGTAAGTTTCAAATGTATCGCTGGGCACCTTGGCTCAGGActgtaagcctagcactttggaaggacaaaaagcctagcactttggaagggttgCTCAAGGCCAAGGTttgaagaccaacctggccaaaatagtgagaccccatctcattaaaaaaaaaagtttcagccgggcacagtggctcacgcatgtaatcccagcactttaggaggctgaggcaggtggatcaactgaggtcaggagttcaagatcagcctggccaacatggtgaaaccctgtctctattaaaaatacaaaaattagacgggtttggtggcatgcgcctgtaatcccagctacttggaaggctgagggatgagaattgcttgaacccaggaggtgaaggctgcagtgagccgagattgtaccactgctcttcagcctgggtgacagggtgagactgtctcaaaaaaaaaaaaaaaaaaaaaaagaaagaaagaaaaagaaaaaaaaaaacccagaacaaaACTGTCTTTtggagctgacattctagtgGCTCACATTCCCAAAGCTCTTATCTCAGTGCTTGACCCACAGTAAGCGATAGGTAAACTCCATCGTCTCGTGGCTATCATCATTGTCATTGCTGATATAATCTATTTCTGCTTCTATTCAGTTTGACACGAATGGAGATGGGGAGATCACCCTGGCGGAGCTACAGCAGGCCATGCAGAGACTCCTGGGGGAGCGGCTCACCCCCCGGGAGATCTCTGAGGTTGTCCGGGAGGCTGATGTTAATGGAGACGGCACCGTTGACTTTGAAGGTGACATTGACGGGGCGTGGTGGGGAGCGGGGGCAGCCACCGCAGGAATCCACTTCCAACTCACTGTCAGATTTTCCAAGTTGGCCACTCCTTCTCACTCCTCTCCAAGTTTGAGAATGGAAGCGGGTGGCAGGTTTTGGAAGCATTTGTTCTGTCCCTTTCTTCCCAGGCTATTCATTTCAAAGAGCTGGGTGTCCCTCACTTCTGGTGGCTCCGAGGAACACCTCAGCCAAAGCCCTTTCCTTCCCATGCTCAGGACGCCCTTCCGCCTTGCCCATTCCTTGTTAGTTTGCAGGGCACCTTTTATCCTAGGAAGAACTTGTCCCATCAGAAAGAGACTGGACTGGCTAGCAGCTGGAGCTCTGGGGTCAGGTTCAGGGGCTTCAAATTCAGGATCATCGCTGACTCAGCATGTGGCTTATGCTACTCCCTTTTTCTCTTTAAGggtcagttttcccatctgtaaaatgaggtggaTGATGACACCTTTTGGagaaaactaaaagaaatcaTGCACAAAGCaccactgtatttttaaattatccttcCCTGTCTTTGCTCAAGTTGTCCTTCCATCTGGAATAccctttcccctctcccctgGCTAACTCCTAGTTATGTTCCTGCAAGGTGCCTCCCACCTCTCTTACTGGGCTCCGTGTCCCTCTTCTGGCTCCCCAGTAACACCTCACGCTTGCTTCTGCAGTAATACGGATTCGTGGCATCTCCAGAATTTATTGCCTATTTCCTTCTGAGACCGTGGACCAATTCCTTCATCATCACTATATCCCCAAATCCTAGCACTGAGCCCAGCATGAGTATATTGGATCGCTGAATAAGTGAAAAGGATTGGGGTTCTACATGGATGAGAGGTGGGGTTCTTTTTTATGTGAGGCATAGAAAGGGCATGtcggccggacatggtggctcacgcctgtaatcccagcactttgggaggccgaggcgagtgggtcacctgaggttagtagtttgagaccagcctggccaacatggcgaaatcctgtctctactacgaatacaaaaaaattagccagacgtggtggcaggtgcctgtaatcccagctacttgggaggctgagacaggagaattgctagaacgctgggggcggaagttgcagtgagctgagatcgcgccattgcactccagagcaacactccgtccaaaaaaaaaaaaaaaaaaaaaaaaagcatgtcaaGTTCTAGTTGTGACATTCTTTGGTTCAAAGATCTCAGCACCTATCTGCTGCTTATggacaaaaatccaaaattctggccgggctcagtggctcatgcctgtaatttcagcactttgggaggccaaggttggcggatcacctgaggtcaggagttcgagaccagccgggccaacgtggtgaaaccccatctctactaaaaatacacaaattagctaggagtgacagtgcacgcctgtagtcccaggctactcgggggctgaggcaggagaattgcttgaacccaggaggtggaggctgcagtgagccaaggtcacaccactgcactccggcctgggcaacagagtgagattccatctcaaaaaaaaaaaaaaaaaaagaaaaaagaaaaaaaggccaggcgcgtggctcacacccgtaatcctaacactttgtgaagctaaggcaggcagattgcatgagctcaggagttcaagaccagactgggcaacaccgtgaaacccatctctactgaaatacaaaaagttagccaggggtggtggcatgtgcttgtagtcccagctacttgggaggctgaggcaggagaattgcttgaacttgggaggcggaggttgcagtgagatcaccccactgcactccagcctgggtgacagagcgagactccatctccagaaaaaaaaaaaagtccaaaattaTTTGTCTGATATCCAAGTCTATCCATCATCTGGCCTCGCCCACCCACCCAGCCTGTATATTCTGTAGCTATTCTCTGAACTTTTAAGTTCTGGCACAAACTTGGTGCCTGCTTTATGTTCTCCAACCTCCGTTCCTAGGCATCAGATGCTCTGTCCACTTACCACATCTTTCAGTCTCATCCATCCCTCAGGAACTCACATCAAGGCAACCTTTGTCAGGAAGCTTCTCTCCATCCTTCCCTCATGTCTTCCTCCCAGCTGTGAAGTCTTACAGAagtttttctgttcctctccatgGAAGTTATCACAGCAGACCTTGCTGTGTTGAGTTGTATTAGCTTCCAAGTCCTCCATCCTAGATAGAGAGGAGGAAGGGCCATTCTGTAAACCATATATGCTGTATGTCCCAGTATGGAAACATAGTAGAGGCTGGTTGGACACTTGCTAGATCTAGCCAGGATTAGGTGTGCAGTGGACATCAAGTGACATCTAgagaaggtggggtgggggtgggagatgaTCCTCAGGCCAACCAAAGGCAAGGGAAGGTCAGGATGACCTCAAGACCCGGGTGGGCAGCAAGATCATCTTGAGCCACTGCAAAGTCAGGTGCAACCTGCGTTCCTTCCAGGGTTCACCATTCACTATCCACGTGACCTCAGGCATGTTGGTGACCCTCGCTGGCctaagtttccttatctgtaaaatgacacTTATCCCTCCAGGATGGTTGAGATGATGAAATCTGATAGTGACAATCACAGgtcttttgggttttgttttttagatggagtctcactccgtcacccaggctggactacagtggtgcaaccttggctcactgcaacctccatctcctgggttcaagcaattctcctgcctcagcctctggagtagctgggattaccacgcccagctaatttttgtatttttagtagagacggggtttcaccatgttggccaggccagtctcaaactcttgacctcaagtgatccaccctccctgatgtcccaaagtgctgggattacagttatgagccaccgcacccggccaacaacAGCTGTTTATGGGATACTTAATCTGTTTTATGAGCATTATGCCATTAACGGTCTTAAAAACCATATAAGGAAATAGCAATACTAGgattcccattttttaaatttaatgttttctttatgtGCAAGATTATTTtcataacagaaatgaagaaactgCAACATACTGAAATTAGTCTTTCAGAAGTAGGGACATAATAATAACCACAGTAGTTTACATGGGTGACTGTGATGGCAGGCACGGTTCTGAGCaaattttatttacctattttttattttttatttttttgtagagttggggggtcttgctatgttgcccaggctggtctcgaactcctgggctcaagcgatctgcccacctcggcctcccaaagttctgggattacaggcgtgagccaccgagcccagcctctaAGCCAATTTTATCTCAACCTCATGAGGTAGATCTATTAAACATGCCAActtgacagatgagaaactgaggcacagggttaagtaacttgccacaGAGATCTgattcccatttcatagatggaGAAATGGAAGCATAGAGGGATTAAGTAATTTCCCAGGGATCACCAGCAGTGCCTGCCACATAGGAAGGGCTCAAAAAATAATGTTGGGGGCTTTTACAACGAGATGCCTtactggggatttttttttttctttgcagagtTTGTGAAGATGATGTCTCGCTGAGGAGGTCCTGGAAGCCCCAGACCCTCTCCACATGGTCAACATGGAGCAAGCGCTTGTGGAAAACCAAAGCCCCAAAGCCCCAAAGCCCCAGATCCCCTTAAAGCAGAGAGGGAGGGCAGGCGGGAGGGAGGGCATTGGCATGCAGCGCTGTGCATGGGGTGAGACCCAGAGCGGTATCTTTGCCAGGATGGGGGCGTCTGCAGAACTAGATTAAGAAGGAAGAGTCTGTGGATGGAAATAGGAAGCATGGGAGGGTCCAGTTGCCACCCCCAAAAATTCCAATGATTCTTGACATCTTTTCACTTCACGTAGTCCTAAGTCCCTGTGACCTGCCAGAGTCTCTTCCCCAGCTTCCCCTTGGGTGAAAATAGTCTCTTCTCCTGTTGGGTATCAAAAGGTTCAGAACGTAGTCTCTACTCTTCCCCTGCCTGCATCAACTGTTGCAAATCCCCTGTTTCTCTCTCCCGGTAAGGGGACAAATTATACTTTATTCAGGTGATGGTTAAACCAacagcccagacttcaccactacgcaatatatccatgtaacaaaaccgCACTTGTACTCCCTAAAtctatagaaatacaaaatgaaataaaaaggatgCAAATCAATACAGAGCTGGAAACAGAGTTGTTGTTGAGGCTGGGCTGGGAAATGGCTCGTGCAAGTGGCATTCAAAGTCAACTCCTTCCTTTTCCTGATTTCCTGGAAGCACTGTCtggtttctctctccctctctctctctctctctctctctctctctctctctctctctctctcccctcccacaTCCCTTCCTTTGTGTAAGATACTCAGGGGACTGAATTAAACCACAAATCTGGATTATCAAGGTTTAGAGCTAGCTGATCCCTGGGGAATTAATCCCCTGAAAAAATGTCATCATGCAAAGAGAGAGATGACAGGATCCCCCAAATCCCCAGTTCAGCCAGGTTGTTGCAAAGTCTTTCCTAGAAGCCTTCTGCAAGGATAGAAATATTCCAGACCCGTGCTGTTTATTAtggtagccacatgtgactactgAGTATTAAATGTGTGAGCAAGGCTGagaaactaaattttattttatttttattttatcaagtgAGCACAGTTTTATTAATGAATACATAattgcattagtctgttttcacgatgctgataaagacatacccgagactggataatttataaagaaaaagaggccaggcatggtggctcacgcctgtaatcctagcactttcagaggccgaggtgggtggatcatctcagGTCAGGAGGTCGTgaccaacctgatcaacatggtgaaaccctatctctactaaaaataaaaaaattagctgggtgtggtggtgcatgcctgtaatcccagctacttaggaggctgaggcaggagaatcacttgaacttgagcaagtggaggttgcagtgagccgagatcatgccacttcactccagcctgagtgaaagagcaaaactccatctcaaaaaaaaaaaaaaaaagaaagaaaaagaaaaaaaggtataatggcctcacagttccacgtggctggggaggcctcacaatcatggcagaagatgaaaggcatgtcttacatggcagcaggcaagatagAATAAGAGCCAAGAGAAAGGGGTTtccccctataaaaccatcagatcttgtgagacttattcactaccatgagaacagtatgaaggAAACCGCCCCCCTAATTCCATTATCTTCCACCAGGattctcccacaacatgtgggaattacggtagctacaattcaagatgagatttgggtggggacacagccaaaccacatcaataggtaacatgggaattatgggagctacaattcaagatgagatttgggtggggacatggccaaaccatattTCCATCCTCGCAGAAGATTCTATTGAATTGCATGTTTCAAAATATAAGCTTGTTGAGGCCAAATACCTTGTCCTTGCTCTATTTCCATTACCTGGAACAATGCCAGGCATAGACCAGGTACTTAGAAAATCTTTTTTGAATGGGTGACTAAAGAAATGAAGGGGCAGATGGGTGAATGTGTAGATGGAATGAGAATTGTGGGAGCTatcattcaagatgagatttgggtggggacatagccaaaccatatcgatAAGGAATGTTATTAATTACTTAAGTTAAATGTAACTAGCTCcttatggctagtggctactatattggACATCACAATTTCATGCTATATGCCTGGGATTATTCTAGGTCCTGGAATGTGCCCAGCAATAAGGTCTTTTGGTTTCCTGCAGGCTACATTCCAGTGCcaggggaggaaaaaaattaaatccatcAGAAGCAGCTCAGATTGGGACAAATACTTTGAGGATAAAGTGGGATGGTTAGATACAAAGATAATTTGGGGAAGAGGCTTAATCAGAGTGGTCAGAAGGgacatctctcttttttcttcagacagagtcttgctctgtcacccaggctggagtgcagtggtgcaatcacagctcactgcggcctcaaactcctggactaaagcaatcctcctgccttagtctcccaagtagctggaactacaggtgtgagccaccacacccagctgatttttgtatttttttgtggagatggagtgttgctatgttgcccaagctggtctcaaactcctggcttccagtgatcctcctgccttggcctcccaaagtgctggggttacaggcatgagtcaccatgccctgccagaATGGGCATCTCTTAAAGATGAGCTGTTGCAGGTTGGGttccccagggctcctcctctgTCCAAGAGCAGAGACAGCAGGTAGGAGGCTTATCAGGGAGTTTCCTTGGGATCAGttatggaagggaagggaaggaactgGGATTGGACAGAGGGAGAGATTGAGCCACGGTGCAGGCTGTACAACCTCAGCTGAACGACGGGAGCTCTGGATGTAGCTCTTTTTGAGTTATCTCACTTGGACTGGAATAGCCAGGCCTTTAAACCCAGCATTGGTCATTCGTTAGTTGTGGCCTACCCTGGGAAGGGCATGGTTTGGGCAAGGGAGGCCATTTTGAAGCTGAGACCATCTCTGATTTGGGCTGAACACCAAAGGCTGCCTGCAGACAGCACTCACTGGAGCTGGGCAGCAAGTCCTCTCTTGAAGGGGGATCTAGGAAGCCCACGTCCATCTCCATCACAGGGGCAATTCCACGGACAATGAGTGAAGGGAGGAGGAGACTGCAGGAAGACAAGGGGTAAGAGAATTCCAGCACAAGGAAGACACGGAGgcggtgggaggaggaggagagggagaaggagagggaggaggagaaggaggaggtgaagagggaaaaggagaaggagaaggagagggaggaggagaaggaggagaagatggaggaggaggagagggagcagaagagtgaaaggaagaa from Gorilla gorilla gorilla isolate KB3781 chromosome 20, NHGRI_mGorGor1-v2.1_pri, whole genome shotgun sequence encodes:
- the CABP5 gene encoding calcium-binding protein 5; this translates as MQFPMGPACIFLRKGIAEKQRERPLGQDEIEELREAFLEFDKDRDGFISCKDLGNLMRTMGYMPTEMELIELGQQIRMNLGGRVDFDDFVELMTPKLLAETAGMIGVQEMRDAFKEFDTNGDGEITLAELQQAMQRLLGERLTPREISEVVREADVNGDGTVDFEEFVKMMSR